The genomic DNA TGTATTTTTAGTGTACTTGATTACCCGTActgactattttattttattctacattgtgtgtgcatgtgtgtgtgtttattgtattttagtacagtattttaatcttttataatataataatagttttatatgGAATAGTTTTATTCCAATATAGTTAATATGCTTTATACTGTaactgtaaagcaccatgtacatggatggcactataaaatgatgatgataatgacgaCAGCAATAATCCCATGAAAccaattgttgaatagtgaacCAAtctcattaattcaatgggtcttctctagaCAGGAGTAACAATAGGGCTGAGGCCAAAGTCATCTCACCAAAGGATATAGAGCGAACTACAACAGGTAGTGTTTTTTGGGGGCGGGGTTGGCCTCTTGTGCCACAACTAAAGGAGCATGGCACACTTTCCatggggaaagaagaaaggatggTTACCCTAAATGTCACCCCTGTCTCTTCGTTTGAAGTGTGAAAGAGTGGCTGTGGAAGGTCCGTAGCCCTTGTGGGTtgagtgggaggcaaaagaaagaccccaactgcactgcagaaataatgcagtttgacccctctttaactgccatggctcgatgctatagaattctgggatttgtagttttgtgagatattttagtCTTCCCTGCctgagatctctggtgccacaagaaactacaggaCCCAGCTTTCCATAGCAATGCGTTATGGCAGTTGAAGTTGtgttaactgcattaattctgcagcatggatgcagccaaagCCTCTACCAAGTGGGAAATTTTGAGAGCAACAAGGAGGATATGTGGCTTATAGGTTTAAAATGGGTGGATCTATCCCCACAGCAAGTCCAAGCAATAGCAGGGGTGATGGTAGTCATCTCCAAGGTCACCACCACATTTTAGAAAATGGAGCCTGGAGTGGGCATCATAGAttaagttgttggactgcaactactAGAGTGTGTTTGCCAACTTGTAATTTTAAGATGCcttctttctggttcccacactacattccaatactcattcacctagttatctactcaccttggttttaggcaacatccttcctcctgcttttgttCCCCAAAGGCCATTGTTATAACTGAACTTGTAACCTCATCTCCATGCCCACAAAGTTGGGCATTCTTacacacagcctgcttatataggtctgtccctggacccTTCAttccacctcatgcatctgaggaaatctATGAGAGCTCATGTCATTAACTTCTTTCTtttcgttagtctcaaaggtgctaccatcCCTTTGCACTCTGATTCCCCAGACTAACGCACAGATATGTCTTTGATTTCCACTGTAATATGAGTTTTATATCTTAACCGAGCCTCTCAATAAAGgtacagaaacaaataaaataataaaataaaataaataaaataattttttaaaaaactgatctgAAGGGGAGATATGGTGCCTACAGCTGAGTATTCATTAATCTGGCGCCCTGCAAATGTGTTGGATTTTGATTCCCAGCATCTACAGCCAGCAATGTTGCTAGCTACCTTCCAGTTGACTTTAACCTagggtgaccctatggatgagagacctctaagtccctctatcctcaacagccctgctcagaccTGGCAGACTCAGGCCGTAGTtttcctgattgaatctatccatcccttatgttattttcttcttttcctactgccttctatcttcccaagcattatcatattttttaGAGAGTcacgtcttctcatgatatggccaaagtactcagtttagtcatcttggcttctaggtaaAATTCAGGCAGGATTTGCTCAAATACCTATTTACtgatctttttagcagtccacagtatccgtaagaactctcctccagcacctttgaaatgagttgattttcttcctatcggttttttttaactgtccagctttcacagccatatatAGAGATGggcaatacaatggcatggaccatGCTAGCACAGCCAATAGTTTTTCTACCTAGAGGGTTGTTCTGCCACAGGAAGGTGGTGCTGGGTTAAACCATGGTTTTTGCTGTAATGGCTGGTGGATTCAATTAATCTGTCCTGAAgattagtctaaactttaaagcaGTGGTCTAAGGCACTGAGACCTATGCCGAGAATAGATTCAACAcaggatagttcctttaaagatcAATCTGAAACCCTAAGTAGGTTCATCATTGGAATTGGAGTGAATACAGTGGTAGGTGGTTCTGGGATGGGCTCTGGGAATTGTTCTGCTTTGGGAATTGAGCAGCTCATCACAGAATTTCTTCTAAATCTCTAGTTTCCATAGGGCAAAACTGTAACAGTTAaagacacttaaaaaaaaagcttccaaAACAATTTATATTGAGCACATAACTCCCACCTGAAAAGTGTGCATTTGTTGTGCAGCTCCATCTTGTACAATTCCAGCCCTCAGAGGATGGTGCTGAGTGTGTCATCTTCTtccgcttcctcttcctctgggcTTGGCTGCTTGCTAGGCAGCGGCAGGGATTTCAGATACTCCAAGTGGCGCCGAGACTCAGCTTGGTTGCGTCGGACGTAGTAGACAACATAAGAGATGACCACAGTGAACCAACAAAACATGGTGAGCAGCATTGCTAGGTCAGTGTTCCTCTGTTGACTGAGGCAGAAGTTGATGCCTGAGCTGAGCAGGTGGGCCAGGGTCTTGCCTGCATACTCCTGCCAAGTGGCTGTGACACACACAATGTCCTCCACTGTTTCAGGGTCCAAGGGGAGGGCCCCCATCAGTTCCTGCATGGAGCAGTCACAGTGCCAGGGGTTGTCGTAGAGCTCCAGCCGAACCCATGCCAACATGATGAAAGGAGTCACCTCCATTCTTTGTAGTTGATTGCCTGACAGGTCTAACAGCCTTAGTCCCCCACCCAGGCCCCGGAAGGCCCCTGGAGCAATGCTCTGAATGAGGTTGTCTGCAAGGTGGAGTTCACGAAGCTGTTTCAGGCCATGGAAGGCCCCATTTGGTACATGAGTGATCCAGTTGGAGTCAAGGTAAAGGACACGGGTGTCGCGAGGAATGTCAAATGGGATGATCACCAGATCCCGCCGGTTGCACCACACCACACCGCTCTCAGGTGGGCAGTCACAGCTCTGGGGGCACAGAAGGCTGCCCTGAAAGCCGAGCATCAGGAACAAGAGTGTGGGCAAAGCTGGCATCTCTGCATAGCTCTTCTCTTCCTGTTGGGAAGGCCAGAAGAGATGTTGAGAGCCTGGTTCACTGACCCTGAACTAGGAGCAAAAAGCAAGTATAAGATGTGTAGGTAGATGAATGACAGAAAAGTTCTTTGACAGGGATGGGAGACTCTttgccctccaagtgttttgcaCTCCAGCTTCCATTATGCTTAACAAGTGGCCTATGTTGGATTAGGGTTCTGAAGTctaacaaaatccataatattgGGAGAGTCAAAGGTTCCCCATTCCAATTCTACCACCCAGGGTGGATCTTTATGGGGTTTGTTTCAGTACTACAGTCAGTCTTCCTTATGTACagatctttatccatggattcagccatccatagcttgaaaatatattttttaaaaatccgaaatgcaaaacttgattttgctattttgtataagggacaccattttactatgctattgtatttaatgagacttgagcatacttagaaccaaactccagcagataccaaaattcCACTCTATTTCcagactggatttttaaaataaaattatatatctgTGTCTGACATATGTCACA from Sceloporus undulatus isolate JIND9_A2432 ecotype Alabama chromosome 2, SceUnd_v1.1, whole genome shotgun sequence includes the following:
- the LOC121920845 gene encoding leucine-rich repeat-containing protein 3-like, which encodes MPALPTLLFLMLGFQGSLLCPQSCDCPPESGVVWCNRRDLVIIPFDIPRDTRVLYLDSNWITHVPNGAFHGLKQLRELHLADNLIQSIAPGAFRGLGGGLRLLDLSGNQLQRMEVTPFIMLAWVRLELYDNPWHCDCSMQELMGALPLDPETVEDIVCVTATWQEYAGKTLAHLLSSGINFCLSQQRNTDLAMLLTMFCWFTVVISYVVYYVRRNQAESRRHLEYLKSLPLPSKQPSPEEEEAEEDDTLSTIL